The Duganella sp. BuS-21 sequence GCGCCAGTTGCGTGTCGGTCGGTGCATCACGGTGCAGGCCGCCACGCGACAGGGTCACGTAGACTTTTTTACCGGTCAGCAGGCCGACCGGGCCGGTTGGACCGTACTTGAAGGTGACGCCGGCGCGGGCAATCGCGTCGAACCAGGTTTTCAGCTGGGCGGTGATGCCGAAGTTGTAGGTCGGGGCACCGATTACGATCACGTCGGCCGCTTGCACTTGGGCGATCAGTGCGTCGTCCTGCGCTACGCGGGCGGCTTGCTCTGCGCTGCGCTGCTCGGCCGGGGTGAACAGCGCTTGCAGCGCGGTTTCGTCCAGCACTGGGTGTGGATCGGCAGCCAGGTCGCGGCGGGTCAGGGTGGCGCCGGTGTTGGCGGCGGTGATTTTGGCTACCAGGGCATCGGCCAGACGGGTCGATTCGGAACCGGTGCTGCGGGCGCTGGAATTGATTTGAAGGAT is a genomic window containing:
- a CDS encoding NAD(P)H-dependent oxidoreductase, with the translated sequence MNILQINSSARSTGSESTRLADALVAKITAANTGATLTRRDLAADPHPVLDETALQALFTPAEQRSAEQAARVAQDDALIAQVQAADVIVIGAPTYNFGITAQLKTWFDAIARAGVTFKYGPTGPVGLLTGKKVYVTLSRGGLHRDAPTDTQLAHIKMFLSFVGLTDVQYVFAEGLGMGPEAVAKAQAQAEAEINAVLV